A stretch of Salminus brasiliensis unplaced genomic scaffold, fSalBra1.hap2 scaffold_147, whole genome shotgun sequence DNA encodes these proteins:
- the insl3 gene encoding insulin-like 3 (Leydig cell) yields the protein MNMKWLVILSVFLVVGGESPDGEDTRLKLCGREFIRMVVTSCGSSRLRRSVLDFNHLKQISIGQILSTADDRRPGESSTERGAENRTAETNTRQSSRTPRNVGPAGVCCRSGCTMSELVQYC from the exons ATGAACATGAAATGGCTGGTCATTCTTAGTGTGTTTCTGGTTGTTGGGGGCGAAAGTCCTGATGGGGAGGACACCCGGCTCAAGCTCTGCGGTCGTGAGTTTATTCGCATGGTGGTTACTTCCTGTGGAAGCTCCAGGCTGAGACGCTCCGTGCTGGACTTTAACCACCTCA AGCAGATCAGCATTGGTCAAATCCTGTCGACTGCGGATGACCGGCGGCCAGGAGAGTCTTCCACAGAGAGGGGGGCGGAGAATAGAACGGCAGAAACCAACACACGGCAGTCCAGCAGAACACCACGGAACGTTGGGCCAGCTGGTGTGTGTTGTCGGTCCGGCTGCACTATGAGTGAACTTGTTCAGTATTGCTAA